A section of the Citrobacter farmeri genome encodes:
- the acnB gene encoding bifunctional aconitate hydratase 2/2-methylisocitrate dehydratase, translated as MLKAYYKHVQERALKNIPPKPLTAEQTEALIISLVSGGSDNKNTLIELLTHRVPPGVDPAAKLKANFLYQQIKEENPANIIAPQQAIELLGTMQGGYNIQPLIDLLDNPKWARSAAEQLSTTLLIFEKFKDVEEKAKQGNIWAQNVIQSWANAEWFLRRPELPEKITLKVFKVTGETNTDDLSPAPEAWSRPDIPLHALSMLSNPRDGVNPDEPGCRGPIQQLEQLKKEGYPLVYVGDVVGTGSSRKSATNSILWHLGNDISWVPNKRNGGFVFGGNIAPIFFNTLEDSGALPIEMDVSGLSTGMLIDLWPYQGEIRENGSQRYITSFSLKTDVLLDEVRAGGRIPLIIGRSLTARARESLGLPPSDAFRQPKAPAPSSAGFTLAQKIVGRACGVEGIRPGQYCEPKVSTVGSQDTTGGMTRDELTDLACLSFSADLVMQSFCHTSAYPKPVDVKLHETLPDFITRRNGIALKPGDGIIHSWLNRMLVPDTVGTGADSHTRFPLGISFPGGSGLVAFAAATGIMPLDMPESVLVRFTGEMQKGITLRDLVHAIPFFAIKQGLLTVEKKNKINIFSGRILEIEGLGMLKVEQAFELADASAERSAAACVLRLEEENVAEYLRSNAALLRWMIRQGYENAVTLERRIAAIETWLANPSLLVADKNAEYAAVIDIDLTEITEPIVCAPNDPDDARLLSEVARSPIEEVFIGSCMTNIGHFRAAGKIISDSSEIPVRLWLAPPTKMDAQQLSSEGYFNKFIKSGARIEPAGCSLCMGNQARVRQGSHVVSTSTRNFPHRLGTDAKVFLASAELSAVAAIVGKMPTVEQYFWHMDRINDTRDDTYRYLNFDRLPEYQSTVNETDVIKKFVVKNI; from the coding sequence ATGTTAAAAGCTTATTACAAGCATGTACAAGAACGTGCGTTAAAAAATATTCCGCCTAAACCCTTAACCGCAGAGCAAACGGAAGCATTAATTATATCTTTGGTTAGCGGGGGAAGTGATAATAAAAACACGCTTATTGAACTGCTGACGCATCGCGTACCGCCGGGAGTCGATCCTGCGGCGAAACTGAAAGCGAATTTCCTTTATCAGCAAATAAAAGAAGAAAACCCAGCGAATATTATTGCACCTCAGCAGGCCATTGAGTTGCTGGGGACTATGCAGGGTGGATACAATATCCAGCCGCTTATTGATTTACTGGATAATCCGAAATGGGCCAGAAGTGCGGCGGAACAATTAAGCACTACACTTCTTATCTTTGAAAAATTTAAAGATGTTGAAGAAAAAGCGAAGCAAGGCAATATCTGGGCGCAAAACGTAATTCAGTCATGGGCAAATGCCGAATGGTTTCTACGCCGCCCAGAACTACCTGAAAAAATAACGCTTAAAGTATTTAAAGTTACAGGGGAAACCAATACAGATGATTTGTCACCAGCACCTGAGGCATGGTCACGTCCTGATATTCCTCTGCATGCGCTGTCCATGTTGAGTAATCCGCGAGATGGCGTGAATCCGGATGAACCCGGATGTCGCGGGCCAATTCAGCAACTTGAGCAACTGAAGAAGGAGGGCTACCCGCTGGTCTACGTCGGGGATGTTGTTGGCACCGGCTCTTCCCGAAAATCGGCAACTAACTCCATTTTATGGCATCTTGGTAACGACATTTCATGGGTACCAAATAAGCGAAACGGTGGATTCGTTTTTGGTGGAAATATTGCCCCTATATTTTTCAATACGCTTGAGGATTCTGGTGCGCTTCCGATAGAAATGGATGTTTCCGGACTATCAACGGGAATGCTGATTGATCTCTGGCCTTACCAGGGTGAAATTCGCGAAAATGGCAGTCAACGGTATATCACCTCATTTTCATTGAAAACAGATGTGCTGCTTGATGAGGTACGTGCCGGGGGGCGTATTCCGTTGATCATTGGCAGAAGCCTGACAGCAAGGGCGCGTGAATCGCTGGGACTTCCTCCTTCCGATGCTTTCCGGCAGCCAAAGGCACCGGCACCTTCATCGGCCGGCTTTACGCTGGCGCAGAAAATAGTAGGAAGAGCGTGCGGTGTTGAAGGGATCCGCCCGGGACAGTACTGTGAACCGAAAGTATCAACGGTCGGTTCTCAGGATACCACTGGAGGGATGACGCGCGATGAGCTTACCGACCTGGCCTGCCTGAGTTTTTCGGCAGATTTGGTTATGCAGTCTTTTTGCCATACCTCGGCCTACCCCAAACCGGTCGATGTGAAGCTGCATGAAACGCTGCCTGATTTTATCACTCGCCGGAACGGCATTGCACTAAAGCCGGGTGATGGCATCATCCACTCCTGGCTAAACCGTATGCTTGTCCCGGATACGGTAGGAACCGGGGCAGACTCTCATACGCGTTTCCCTTTGGGAATCTCTTTCCCGGGGGGCTCCGGTCTGGTCGCGTTTGCCGCGGCAACCGGAATTATGCCGCTTGATATGCCAGAGTCTGTGCTGGTCCGTTTTACAGGTGAGATGCAAAAAGGGATTACCTTGCGCGATCTGGTTCATGCCATTCCGTTCTTTGCCATCAAGCAAGGTCTATTGACGGTTGAGAAAAAAAACAAGATCAATATTTTCTCCGGTCGTATCCTTGAAATCGAGGGGCTCGGTATGCTGAAAGTGGAGCAGGCTTTCGAGCTGGCCGATGCCTCCGCAGAACGTTCTGCTGCTGCATGCGTACTTCGCCTTGAAGAAGAAAACGTAGCGGAATACTTGCGCTCCAATGCTGCCCTGCTGCGTTGGATGATTCGTCAGGGTTACGAAAATGCAGTAACGCTTGAGCGTCGCATTGCTGCAATTGAAACCTGGCTGGCTAATCCGTCGCTTCTGGTTGCCGATAAAAACGCTGAGTATGCCGCAGTGATTGACATCGATCTGACTGAAATTACCGAACCCATCGTTTGTGCACCGAATGATCCGGATGATGCCCGTCTGCTATCCGAAGTAGCGCGTTCACCAATAGAGGAAGTGTTTATTGGTTCCTGCATGACGAATATTGGTCATTTCCGCGCCGCGGGTAAAATTATTTCAGATTCTAGTGAAATTCCCGTAAGACTCTGGCTGGCTCCGCCAACTAAAATGGATGCGCAACAGCTTTCCAGCGAGGGATATTTCAATAAGTTTATTAAATCCGGTGCCAGAATTGAACCCGCCGGGTGCTCGCTGTGCATGGGGAATCAGGCACGTGTTCGGCAAGGTAGTCATGTCGTATCCACATCAACCCGAAATTTTCCCCATCGCCTGGGGACCGACGCTAAGGTCTTTCTGGCTTCTGCCGAACTGAGCGCTGTGGCTGCGATTGTTGGGAAAATGCCGACGGTTGAACAATATTTCTGGCATATGGATAGAATCAATGACACCCGTGATGACACTTATCGCTATTTGAACTTTGATCGATTACCAGAATATCAATCAACGGTTAATGAGACGGATGTTATTAAAAAGTTCGTCGTTAAAAATATTTAA
- a CDS encoding anion permease produces the protein MLKSKKQKIALLVLIILLFIIIPPPEGLTKEAWVLAGIYLASIVGLVSKPYPEPVIMLTAVALSCIVLASFNDSPVKPMDVLSGYSSGTTWLVFSAFTLSAAFVTTGLGKRLAYWFILKFGGTTLRLGYVTALLDLILSPATPSNTARAGGVVFPIINSIALVLGSTPNESPCKAGRYLMVNVYMVTKTTSYMFLTGFAGNALALQLISDIFHIQISWVGWALAGVPVGLLMLAVIPWIGYKITRPELKKLDNVQIATAGLNELGPISGKEKGLIVVFISALLGWIFSRYLGLNESSVAVIAMVGALVFNIICWNDVLQNKGGWNTLIWYGGIIGLSATLSKEGFFKWLAAFMSDHLDFLDGGNSTIMMIVFLSIVVRYLFASGGAYVAAMVPVFATVGLVTGTAPVLLALAILFSNSYGGCITHYGGAAGPIIFAAGYNDIKSWWIVGTIVALLTFIVHMVVGIPWWDFLIQNNIL, from the coding sequence ATGTTGAAATCAAAAAAGCAAAAAATAGCGCTTCTTGTTTTAATAATATTATTATTCATAATTATTCCTCCACCCGAAGGATTGACAAAGGAAGCATGGGTACTGGCTGGTATTTATCTCGCATCTATTGTCGGGCTGGTGAGTAAACCTTATCCTGAACCCGTTATCATGCTTACAGCAGTGGCGTTGTCATGTATTGTGCTGGCAAGCTTCAACGACTCCCCCGTAAAACCGATGGATGTCCTGAGCGGTTATTCGTCGGGAACAACATGGCTTGTCTTTAGTGCATTTACTTTAAGTGCTGCGTTTGTGACTACCGGGTTGGGGAAACGTCTGGCGTACTGGTTTATATTAAAGTTCGGAGGTACAACCCTGCGACTTGGATATGTCACAGCGCTGTTGGACTTAATTCTGTCCCCGGCCACCCCCTCAAATACAGCGCGCGCAGGGGGAGTGGTATTTCCTATTATCAACAGCATTGCTCTGGTGTTGGGTTCAACGCCAAACGAAAGTCCGTGTAAAGCTGGGCGTTACCTTATGGTGAATGTGTACATGGTGACGAAAACCACAAGTTATATGTTCCTAACCGGGTTTGCAGGAAATGCTTTAGCGCTACAGTTGATTTCGGACATTTTTCATATCCAGATAAGTTGGGTTGGCTGGGCGCTGGCGGGCGTGCCTGTAGGGCTTTTGATGTTAGCGGTTATCCCCTGGATAGGTTACAAAATCACACGTCCTGAATTAAAGAAGTTAGACAATGTTCAAATCGCCACTGCTGGTCTGAATGAACTCGGACCGATTAGCGGAAAAGAGAAAGGTCTTATTGTTGTGTTCATTTCCGCTCTACTGGGATGGATTTTCTCACGCTATCTGGGACTTAACGAATCCTCTGTTGCAGTGATCGCGATGGTCGGAGCCCTTGTTTTTAACATTATTTGCTGGAACGATGTTCTGCAAAATAAGGGCGGCTGGAATACCTTGATCTGGTATGGTGGTATTATTGGACTCAGCGCCACCTTGAGTAAAGAAGGATTTTTCAAATGGCTGGCGGCCTTTATGTCCGATCACCTCGATTTCTTAGACGGGGGTAACAGTACTATTATGATGATTGTCTTCTTAAGCATAGTAGTTCGTTATCTGTTCGCTTCAGGAGGCGCTTATGTGGCAGCTATGGTTCCTGTATTTGCAACGGTAGGGCTTGTGACCGGAACGGCCCCTGTACTCCTGGCTTTAGCCATTCTGTTTTCTAACTCTTATGGTGGATGTATCACACACTATGGTGGTGCTGCCGGGCCCATTATTTTTGCTGCGGGTTACAACGATATTAAGTCATGGTGGATTGTCGGTACTATCGTTGCTTTACTGACATTTATTGTTCACATGGTGGTGGGTATTCCATGGTGGGACTTCTTAATTCAAAATAACATACTTTGA